GCCCCAGGTGAATGGCAGGCATTTAATTCGCCAGATGGCTCATTTAGGGGTGGATTCATTACCCATTGTGCTGCTAACCATGTTGTTTACCGGCATGGTGCTGACCATTCAGACGGCCCACGAATTTATTAAATACGGCGCCCAGTCTTCAGTCGGGGGGCTGGTGGCAATCGCTATGGGCCGGGAACTATCCCCCGTTCTGACGGGAGTCGTTGTTGCCGGGCGGGTCGGGGCTGCTATCACGGCTGAGATCGGATCAATGAAAGTTACGGAGCAAATTGACGCCTTAAGGGTCATGGCTGTAAACCCCATAGCCTATTTGGTTGTGCCGCGCTTAGTGGCCTGTATGATCATGGTTCCGCTGCTGGTTGTGTTTGCCGATATTATTGGTACCATAGGCGGTTACATGATTGCCACCTTATATTCCGGTATTAATTCTTTTACTTTTATGAATTCCATTAAAATATTTGCCATACCCCATGATGTGACAGGCGGACTTATAAAAGCCACCTTTTTCGGTGCGATTGTGGCGCTTATCGGCTGCCATAAAGGGTTGACAACCACGGAAGGAGCGGAAGGAGTCGGCCATGCCACCACCGGCTCGGTCGTTTTCTCCATCATACTGATATTTGTCAGCAACTACTTTCTGTCGGTATTGTTGTATAGGTAGTATTCAGAAGTCAGAATTCAGGAGTCAGAATGAGAGAGCGAGAATTCTGAATTCTGAATCCTGAATACTTGATCGGGGTGCTTTAATGATCAACCTTGTAAATGTAAA
This window of the Methylomusa anaerophila genome carries:
- a CDS encoding MlaE family ABC transporter permease; translated protein: MLQHFLSRIGAQVLMVLETIGQLCILTVQTIYHLPQVNGRHLIRQMAHLGVDSLPIVLLTMLFTGMVLTIQTAHEFIKYGAQSSVGGLVAIAMGRELSPVLTGVVVAGRVGAAITAEIGSMKVTEQIDALRVMAVNPIAYLVVPRLVACMIMVPLLVVFADIIGTIGGYMIATLYSGINSFTFMNSIKIFAIPHDVTGGLIKATFFGAIVALIGCHKGLTTTEGAEGVGHATTGSVVFSIILIFVSNYFLSVLLYR